From the bacterium genome, one window contains:
- the dprA gene encoding DNA-processing protein DprA produces the protein MYTITGERIPPLLAELPDAPKRLFVRGELPQDEKLRYLTVVGARRHSAYGREVCETLIAGLAGYPVVIVSGLALGIDGIAHRAALASGLTTIAFPGSGLSEQVLYPSTHRALAREILSQGGALMSEFDPDFRPTAWSFHQRNRIMAGISHATLAIEAEERSGTLITAKLALEYNRDVFAVPGPIFSPTAGGPNLLLRLGATPIRHSRDILEALGLSAAPGAAEKYTDTSNCSAHELRILEILKTPIERDELIRALGTSVSETNTLIAALELKGLVVEKLGALYRVK, from the coding sequence ATGTACACGATCACTGGCGAGAGAATCCCGCCGCTCCTCGCGGAACTTCCCGACGCGCCCAAGCGACTTTTCGTGCGCGGAGAATTACCGCAGGATGAGAAACTGCGATATCTCACCGTCGTCGGCGCGCGGCGGCACAGCGCCTACGGAAGAGAGGTGTGTGAGACGCTTATTGCGGGGCTCGCGGGCTACCCAGTCGTCATTGTTTCGGGCCTTGCGCTCGGCATTGACGGCATTGCGCACCGCGCGGCACTCGCGAGCGGACTCACCACGATCGCGTTTCCGGGCTCGGGCCTCTCGGAGCAGGTGCTCTATCCGAGCACGCATCGTGCTCTGGCGCGGGAGATCCTCTCCCAAGGCGGCGCGCTCATGAGCGAATTTGATCCTGACTTTAGGCCAACGGCCTGGAGCTTCCATCAGCGCAACCGCATCATGGCGGGCATATCGCACGCGACGCTTGCGATCGAGGCCGAGGAGCGCTCCGGCACGCTCATCACCGCAAAACTCGCGCTCGAGTACAACCGCGACGTCTTTGCCGTCCCGGGCCCGATATTCTCGCCCACTGCCGGAGGCCCGAATCTTCTGCTTCGCCTCGGCGCGACGCCGATCCGACATAGCAGAGACATCCTCGAGGCACTCGGGCTCTCCGCCGCGCCCGGTGCGGCGGAAAAATATACCGACACGTCAAACTGTAGTGCGCATGAGCTCCGCATCCTCGAGATCCTCAAAACACCAATCGAGCGCGATGAACTTATCCGCGCGCTCGGCACGAGTGTGAGCGAGACGAACACGCTCATTGCAGCCCTCGAGTTAAAGGGGCTCGTCGTCGAAAAGCTTGGAGCACTGTACCGAGTCAAATAA